Genomic segment of Panicum virgatum strain AP13 chromosome 2K, P.virgatum_v5, whole genome shotgun sequence:
tccTGTTCCTCAtcgtggcggcgctggccggcACGGCGGCCTACTTCTTCTTCGTGTACAAGCCCAAGGCGCCGTCCTACTCGGTGAACAACATGTCGGTGTCGCGGTTCGACTTCAGCTCCTCCGACCTCACGCTCTACGTGAAGCTCACCGCCTCGGTGCGCGCCGAGAACCCCAACGAAATGATCGGCATCAAGTACGGCGAGGGCTCCCACACCGTCGTCTCCTACCGCGGCACGCCGCTGTGCTCGGGGAAGCTCCCGGCCTTCTACCAGGGCTACAAGAACGTCACCGTCATGGACATCTCCATGGAGGGCCGCCACGGCTTCGGCTCCAGCctgcagcaggcgctggaggagagCGAGAAGCTCGGGGACATCCCGCTCGACATCTTCGTCAGCGTCCCCATCGAGCTGCGCCTCGGCACCGTCGACCTCCGGGAGGTCAGGGTCAACGTCCACTGCGCGCTCGTCC
This window contains:
- the LOC120696002 gene encoding NDR1/HIN1-like protein 6 — protein: MGKGGKRSVPRYPEDEDKGGGCCGCLCWCCCFLFLIVAALAGTAAYFFFVYKPKAPSYSVNNMSVSRFDFSSSDLTLYVKLTASVRAENPNEMIGIKYGEGSHTVVSYRGTPLCSGKLPAFYQGYKNVTVMDISMEGRHGFGSSLQQALEESEKLGDIPLDIFVSVPIELRLGTVDLREVRVNVHCALVLDSVSPKKKPNIKTATYQANVEF